One window from the genome of Podospora pseudocomata strain CBS 415.72m chromosome 6, whole genome shotgun sequence encodes:
- a CDS encoding hypothetical protein (EggNog:ENOG503NVZY; COG:P): MAPVLTHFPRSIDILLQLTQKLVHFSTTMEYIDSAKNALRTDFTWNRVGHLAARGARAFPQASVEYVLDKFPIIGWLPRYNYRWIINDIIAGLTIGLMLIPQGLSYAKIATIPVQYGLMSSWAPSVIYAFMGTTKDLSTGPTSLISLLTAEIIEALHGEEWSPVEIASAVAMMMGIYGMAIGFLKLGFLLEFISLPVLSGFISAVAITIILNQMDSLLGEPNVGDGTATQIRDIFQQLPQANGYACAIGFTGILLLTVLDQAGKRWGEKNRIIWFLSITRAFIALVIFTGVGYAVNHSRGASENYLFDVAKVQADGQEPPNVPSAALLSKVASRSIAVFVGSAVEHTAIARAFAVRNNYVTDQSQELTYYGVTNVFNSFFHAMGVGGAMSRTAVNSACNVKSPLSGFVTTAVVLVSIFKLVGTLYWIPKATLAAIIITAVWPLMSSPRVFYGYWKTSLADFISSMIAFWVSLFVSTELGIASAVGFNIVYVLLRQVFATVRPLPDAQSSTSSELPLPLSVPHGDIPSHVNLPPDVHVFAFTDSLFFPNAYHAKHAIIDTVKTMHAPIFNGSCGLEQERQWSVTGENRIAKLRRQAGITDGTHLPAIGLLVLDFGRTNHVDVTACTHMKAMVKEVRMYGGASVEVRFANMSEYVRQRFERAGWTLVDGWPAGSDGGSQDGNKVTRVFDSLVDAVLAPRQLSTRLGTSGSEKSSGKSVKEGREKVSMREQV; the protein is encoded by the exons ATGGCCCCGGTTCTTACACACTTCCCACGAAGCATTGAcattcttctccaacttACTCAAAAGCTTGTTCATTTCTCAACCACTATGGAGTACATTGACTCTGCAAAGAATGCCTTGCGGACCGACTTTACTTGGAACCGGGTCGGCCACCTTGCAGCAAGAGGAGCTCGTGCCTTTCCCCAGGCCAGTGTTGAATATGTCCTGGACAAGTTTCCCATCATCGGATGGTTACCTCGGTACAACTATCGATGGATCATCAACGACATTATTGCTGGCTTAACCATCGGGCTCATGTTGATTCCTCAAGGACTTTCCTACGCTAAGATCGCCACCATTCCTGTTCAGTATGGCCTCATGTCTAGCTGGGCTCCATCAGTCATCTATGCCTTTATGGGAACCACAAAGG ATCTCTCGACCGGTCCTACCTCCCTCATCAGTCTCCTCACGGCAGAAATCATCGAGGCTCTTCACGGTGAGGAGTGGTCGCCGGTGGAGATCGCGTCGGCAGttgccatgatgatgggcatATATGGTATGGCAATTGGATTTCTCAAGCTTGGCTTCCTATTGGAGTTCATCTCCCTTCCCGTCTTGAGCGGGTTCATATCAGCGGTCGCGATCACGATCATTCTTAACCAGATGGACTCTCTTCTGGGCGAACCCAACGTCGGCGACGGCACTGCCACGCAAATTCGAGATATCTTCCAGCAGTTGCCCCAGGCCAACGGCTATGCATGTGCCATTGGATTCACGGGTATACTCCTCCTCACAGTGCTTGACCAGGCCGGCAAGAGATGGGGGGAAAAGAACAGAATCATCTGGTTCCTATCCATCACCCGGGCTTTCATTGCACTGGTCATTTTCACTGGCGTCGGATATGCTGTCAATCATTCTCGTGGAGCTTCCGAGAACTACCTGTTTGATGTTGCCAAGGTTCAAGCAGATGGACAAGAACCACCCAATGTGCCCAGTGCCGCCCTGTTGTCCAAAGTTGCGTCCCGCAGCATCGCCGTCTTCGTCGGCTCCGCAGTGGAGCATACGGCGATTGCCCGCGCCTTCGCGGTTAGGAACAACTACGTCACAGACCAGAGCCAGGAGCTGACATACTACGGCGTCACCAACGTCTTCAACTCGTTTTTCCACGCAATGGGTGTCGGTGGCGCCATGTCCCGAACGGCCGTCAACTCTGCCTGCAACGTCAAATCTCCCTTGTCAGGGTTCGTGACCACGGCTGTTGTGCTTGTGTCCATCTTCAAACTCGTTGGAACCCTCTATTGGATCCCCAAAGCAACCTTGGCcgctatcatcatcaccgcagTTTGGCCGCTGATGTCATCACCCAGAGTCTTCTACGGGTACTGGAAGACATCACTCGCCGACTTCATCTCTTCCATGATTGCATTTTGGGTGTCTCTGTTTGTTTCAACTGAGCTGGGCATTGCATCAGCTGTGGGTTTCAACATCGTATATGTCCTGCTCCGACAAGTTTTCGCAACTGTCCGGCCCCTGCCAGATGCCCAAAGCTCGACCAGCTCTGAACTTCCGCTTCCCCTTTCGGTTCCTCATGGCGATATCCCCTCGCATGTCAACCTGCCTCCGGATGTCCACGTTTTCGCCTTCACTgacagcctcttcttcccaaaTGCGTACCACGCCAAACATGCCATCATCGACACTGTGAAGACAATGCATGCCCCAATCTTCAATGGCAGTTGTGGCCTGGAGCAGGAACGACAGTGGTCAGTGACCGGGGAGAATAGAATTGCCAAGTTGAGGAGACAAGCGGGCATTACTGATGGCACACATTTGCCTGCGATCGGCTTGCTAGTCCTCGATTTCGGGCGAACCAACCATGTTGATGTCACTGCCTGTACGCACATGAAGGCCATGGTTAAAGAGGTTAGAATGTACGGCGGTGCTTCTGTGGAGGTGAGATTTGCCAACATGTCAGAATATGTCCGCCAACGCTTCGAAAGAGCTGGGTGGACGTTGGTGGACGGCTGGCCGGCCGGATCTGATGGAGGATCGCAAGATGGGAACAAGGTTACTCGAGTGTTTGACAGTCTTGTTGACGCAGTTTTGGCCCCTAGACAGCTGAGCACCAGACTTGGCACGTCGGGGAGTGAGAAGAGTAGTGGCAAGAGCGTcaaagagggaagagagaaaGTGAGCATGAGAGAACAAGTATGA
- a CDS encoding hypothetical protein (COG:S; EggNog:ENOG503NVP3) produces MVYGGKPSRGCRTCRQRRIKCDEEKPTCKRCEKSRRECGGYRPEFEIVHRDQTKSTVHRLRNAQSTLPPPPLADAAEYSARALVFVQEEPQSWGSDSASPSPVLTVPLAQRASCYFASNFILVPLTESTPHGFMEYLIPLIESEPAESSLRYAFNACAFALLSHHNRSDSIDLAQLSLKEHTLALGGTYKALGHPTKATAHATLATVLLLSLYESITANRESRMLAWRSHIDGAVNIIKSRGRDDICRTKTGALLFSAVRHQLVSRTLSSGMPIPFGTNWWMSSGVENNTLLATSQHLALKYTDLRTESNHLLVGQARSPQPLEQIYRLIQKVEALDRDIISWQASVPRQFCFHTLCWVYEDDISLSKGGDYAKVDVFPGRVDIYPDFVTASAWNISRVSRLLLAALSIRLTAYCCSPIDYRTTPGYRTSKSICEETISEILASVPYHFGWHTKHKDGFNTSSGISGFACGDEGPLKALPAFLVLWPLTCVKNHDITTEEQRLWAKGRLKVITENIGLKYAQIVNDVELRFPSMLIGRDGLPVSPNPFAGPGLPLRPVEAPPTPESMTSTESPTPS; encoded by the exons ATGGTCTATGGCGGGAAGCCCTCGAGAGGGTGCCGCACATGTCGACAGCGTCGTATAAAG TGTGACGAGGAAAAGCCTACCTGCAAACGCTGTGAGAAGTCCCGAAGAGAGTGTGGTGGTTACCGGCCCGAGTTCGAGATTGTCCACCGAGACCAGACCAAATCCACCGTTCATCGTTTGCGCAACGCACAAAGCACATTaccgcctccaccgctcGCCGACGCTGCTGAATACAGCGCTCGCGCTCTTGTCTTTGTGCAGGAAGAACCTCAGTCATGGGGCTCGGATAGCGCGAGCCCATCCCCGGTGTTAACAGTACCTCTTGCACAGCGAGCATCGTGCTACTTTGCCTCCAACTTTATCCTCGTGCCCCTGACTGAGAGTACCCCGCACGGGTTCATGGAGTATCTTATTCCACTCATTGAATCAGAACCAGCCGAGAGTTCCCTGCGCTACGCCTTCAACGCCTGCGCATTCGCACTTCTCAGCCACCACAACCGATCCGACAGTATTGACCTTGCTCAGCTATCTCTCAAAGAGCATACACTTGCGCTCGGGGGGACTTATAAAGCCCTCGGCCACCCCACCAAAGCCACCGCCCACGCCACGTTAGCTACGGTGCTCCTGTTGTCTTTATATGAG AGTATCACTGCCAACAGAGAAAGTCGCATGCTAGCGTGGCGCTCGCATATCGATGGCGCCGTCAACATCATTAAGTCGCGAGGCCGCGATGACATCTGCCGAACAAAAACAGGGGCCCTGCTGTTCTCAGCAGTTCGGCACCAGCTG GTCTCACGGACACTGTCGTCGGGCATGCCGATTCCCTTTGGTACAAACTGGTGGATGTCAAGTGGTGTTGAAAACAACACGCTGCTTGCCACATCTCAGCATCTTGCACTCAAATATACAGACCTCCGAACAGAATCGAACCACTTGCTAGTAGGGCAAGCCAGGTCCCCTCAGCCCCTGGAGCAAATTTACCGGCTCATCCAGAAAGTAGAGGCCCTAGATCGGGACATCATTAGCTGGCAAGCCTCAGTTCCAAGACAGTTCTGCTTTCATACCTTGTGCTGGGTCTATGAGGACGATATCAGCCTGTCCAAGGGTGGAGACTACGCCAAAGTGGATGTGTTTCCAGGCCGCGTTGACATATACCCCGACTTTGTCACGGCTAGTGCCTGGAACATTTCAAGGGTCTCTCGGTTGCTGTTGGCAGCGCTCAGTATCCGCTTGACGGCGTACTGTTGTTCTCCCATTGACTATCGCACGACCCCGGGATACCGTACCTCTAAAAGTATATGCGAGGAGACTATTTCAGAGATTCTAGCCTCGGTGCCTTATCATTTCGGCTGGCACACGAAGCATAAAGACGGTTTCAACACAAGCTCAGGTATTTCCGGCTTCGCTTGTGGTGACGAAGGTCCCCTTAAAGCGCTCCCTGCCTTTCTCGTCCTGTGGCCATTAACCTGTGTCAAAAACCACGACATCACAACCGAGGAACAGCGGTTGTGGGCCAAGGGGAGATTAAAGGTGATCACAGAAAATATTGGGCTAAAATATGCTCAAATTGTCAACGAC GTCGAGCTTCGCTTCCCCTCTATGCTTATTGGCCGTGATGGGCTGCCAGTCAGCCCGAATCCATTTGCTGGGCCAGGACTTCCCCTCAGACCGGTGGAAGCACCCCCGACCCCGGAGAGCATGACATCCACGGAAAGCCCCACTCCGAGTTGA
- a CDS encoding hypothetical protein (EggNog:ENOG503P5PS; COG:S) codes for MHELLLSSVIKEHEVPKILALLGGFTEMHERHQFTRVQHFEPSPAVKGISTIKELQKERHANASHWNELHQILTKQPCTIQVRTRLTDSEVEGAKKGPRLLRWTELPDPPSQRLPPYMTQRRTVEIIDLGLEKILADNKRVSNIFEESYHWWQRDYFTEFALIRTWIAEDSLPSDKVMNLSAREPYASYWMLNVRTLVESSPERMQQAQTQLEKVRDQFKDVLDFKIFDRRAMDTRILPVVAV; via the exons ATGCACGAGCTACTCCTCTCGTCTGTCATCAAAGAACATGAAGTTCCGAAGATTCTGGCTCTACTTGGCGGCTTTACCGAGATGCATGAGCGACATCAATTCACGCGTGTTCAACACTTtgagcccagcccagcagTGAAAGGCATCTCGACTATCAAAGAACTCCAGAAAGAGCGACACGCAAATGCTTCACACTGGAACGAACTGCATCAGATCCTAACCAAGCAACCCTGCACCATCCAAGTGCGCACACGCCTCACTGACAGTGAAGTCGAGGGTGCCAAGAAGGG ACCTCGTCTTCTCCGGTGGACGGAGCTTCCCGATCCTCCCAGCCAACGATTACCTCCTTACATGACGCAGCGAAGAACAGTTGAAATCATTGATCTCGGATTGGAAAAAATACTGGCCGACAACAA GCGAGTGTCCAACATTTTTGAAGAATCATACCATTGGTGGCAGAGAGATTACTTTACTGAGTTTGCCCTGATCCGGACCTGGATCGCTGAGGACTCCTTGCCTTCTGACAAAGTCATGAATCTCTCGGCTCGAGAGCCCTACGCCTCGTACTGGATGCTCAATGTGCGGACTCTGGTGGAATCGTCACCCGAGAGGATGCAACAGGCCCAGACACAGCTGGAGAAAGTTCGGGACCAGTTCAAAGATGTGCTGGACTTCAAAATATTTGACCGCAGAGCTATGGACACGAGAATCCTTCCAGTGGTTGCTGTGTAG
- a CDS encoding hypothetical protein (COG:F; COG:Q; MEROPS:MER0037714; EggNog:ENOG503NU83) yields MAAALGHARAFVGPVIHSLSVSKLEITPLALLIIDPQGKINKLVKLEPDGLAEQLDQALDHLPFCLDRTNTTHLNPGEFLIPGFVDTHNHAPQYAQRGLGQGMHILDWLSKITFPNEAKFSDPVYARKIYTACVEGFLRQGITTASYFGSVHAEATRILADICLQKRQRAYVGKCNMTRNSPDFYVEKSAGDSLRETRECISHVRAIDPAGRLVKYVITPRFAISCDEETLKGLGDIRSENEDLAVQTHFNEAKQEMEETQRLFPQFGGSEADLYQEFGLLGKRTILAHCCYMDEHELEIIEKLGCGVAHCPIANMTVGGGFMAAPVRELLDKKIKVGLGTDSGGGFSSSMLDAMRQAMIASNAREVMSEGKDKGLSIAEVFYLATLGGAAVCCLEDKIGSFEAGKDFDGLIIGTKGADQGIMTMVEEDDTLETVFEKFIMTGDDRNIVEVYVQGQYVKGQRACVQPADELGTYQISHSIIHQAL; encoded by the coding sequence ATGGCCGCCGCGCTGGGACATGCAAGAGCTTTTGTCGGGCCCGTCATCCATTCTCTCTCGGTCTCGAAGCTCGAGATTACTCCCTTGGCCCTGCTGATTATTGATCCTCAAGGCAAGATCAACAAACTAGTCAAGCTCGAGCCGGATGGGTTGGCAGAACAACTAGACCAAGCCCTCGACCACCTTCCTTTTTGCCTCGACCGAACCAACACCACGCACCTCAACCCGGGCGAATTCCTCATACCTGGTTTTGTCGACACCCACAACCACGCCCCTCAGTATGCTCAGCGAGGACTAGGCCAGGGAATGCACATCCTCGACTGGCTCTCCAAGATCACTTTTCCCAACGAGGCCAAGTTTTCCGATCCGGTCTATGCCCGCAAGATCTACACTGCCTGCGTGGAGGGGTTCTTGAGACAAGGCATCACCACTGCGAGCTACTTTGGTTCTGTACACGCTGAGGCGACGAGGATACTGGCTGACATTTGCTTGCAAAAGAGGCAGAGGGCCTACGTGGGAAAGTGCAACATGACGCGCAACTCGCCCGACTTTTACGTGGAAAAAAGTGCGGGGGACTCGCTGAGGGAGACCAGAGAGTGCATATCACATGTCAGAGCCATAGATCCAGCAGGGAGGTTGGTAAAGTATGTCATCACACCTCGATTTGCCATCTCTTGTGACGAAGAAACACTCAAAGGGCTGGGGGACATTCGGAGCGAGAACGAGGATCTGGCAGTGCAAACGCACTTCAATGAGGCTAagcaggagatggaggagactCAGCGGCTGTTCCCGCAGTTTGGTGGGAGCGAGGCAGATCTATACCAGGAGTTTGGGCTGCTAGGGAAGAGAACGATACTGGCGCACTGCTGCTATATGGATGAGCACGAACTGGAAATAattgagaagctgggctGTGGAGTGGCGCACTGCCCGATAGCAAACATGAcagtgggaggggggtttatGGCAGCCCCAGTAAGGGAGCTCTTGGATAAAAAGATCAAGGTTGGGCTTGGCACGGATAGTGGTGGCGGGTTTTCCAGTAGCATGTTGGATGCTATGCGGCAGGCTATGATCGCCAGTAACGCAAGAGAGGTGATGTCTGAAGGTAAGGATAAGGGACTAAGCATTGCCGAGGTCTTTTACCTGGCAACCCTCGGAGGAGCTGCAGTCTGCTGCCTCGAAGACAAGATTGGAAGTTTCGAGGCCGGAAAGGATTTTGATGGACTGATCATTGGCACCAAAGGAGCCGACCAAGGAATCATGACCatggtggaagaggatgacacACTGGAGACGGTGTTTGAAAAGTTCATTATGACTGGGGATGACAGGAATATTGTTGAAGTTTATGTCCAGGGGCAATATGTCAAGGGGCAAAGAGCCTGTGTTCAACCAGCTGATGAACTTGGTACATATCAGATCAGCCactccatcatccaccagGCACTATGA
- a CDS encoding hypothetical protein (EggNog:ENOG503NX6H; COG:E), whose product MVNHGSWESRGLGCRYKTFPRCQFFVCQLSHIIVLYWPAFIMYATLKSFGLASILSVAGTSAASGGYVVGPTLQTDILAAAALGKLTLHAAQNRDTSTCTLDNVAIRREWGSLSAADRQAYTNAVRCLMEHPSLLDPLEVPGAKTRFDDFVAVHINQTFSIHGTANFLSWHRYFTYAFEQALRSECNYNGYHPYWNWGKYAHNPLNSPVFDGSSTSMSGNGEYVPHNCTDGLPTGLNCIPPGSGGGCVTTGPFANMSVNLGPIAPTLAAPGVVPASSLFAYNPRCLRRDISSWVSSNWTTDFESYDLISNYTDILSFQNRMQGDFATGFYGVHTGGHFTIGGDPGGDLFASPGEPAFYLHHAQIDRVWWIWQNLHPETRTNAIGGTITLNNFPPSRNGTLDDLLDLGVVGPAAGVLEIRDVMSTIGIGGGPLCYIYV is encoded by the exons ATGGTCAACCATGGTTCCTGGGAGTCCCGGGGTCTTGGTTGCCGGTATAAAACATTCCCGAGATGTCAGTTTTTCGTGTGCCAACTCTCTCACATCATTGTCCTTTACTGGCCCGCCTTCATCATGTACGCGACATTGAAGTCTTTTGGACTGGCCAGTATTCTCTCCGTAGCCGGCACTTCGGCGGCGTCGGGAGGCTACGTGGTCGGCCCGACCCTTCAAACAGATATCCTCGCTGCGGCAGCtctcggcaagctcaccCTCCACGCTGCCCAGAATCGTGATACCTCAACCTGTACCTTAGATAATGTCGCTATTAGACGTGAATG GGGATCACTTTCTGCGGCAGACAGGCAAGCGTACACCAACGCAGTCAGATGTCTCATGGAACACCCATCCCTCCTTGATCCCCTTGAGGTTCCGGGGGCCAAGACACGCTTTGATGACTTCGTGGCCGTTCACATCAACCAAACCTTTTCCATCCATGGCACTGCGAACTTCCTATCATGGCACCGGTATTTTACCTATGCATTCGAGCAGGCCTTGCGAAGCGAATGCAATTACAACGGCTACCACCCCTACTGGAACTGGGGCAAGTATGCCCACAACCCTCTCAACTCGCCTGTTTTTGACgggtcctccacctcaatGAGCGGGAACGGCGAGTACGTCCCTCACAATTGCACCGACGGCTTGCCTACGGGACTCAATTGTATTCCACCTGGCTCTGGCGGCGGTTGCGTTACCACTGGTCCCTTTGCCAACATGTCAGTGAACCTCGGTCCAATTGCACCAACCCTCGCGGCACCTGGCGTCGTTCCCGCATCGTCCCTGTTTGCCTACAACCCGCGCTGCCTCCGCCGTGATATCTCATCATGGGTCAGCTCCAACTGGACGACTGACTTTGAGAGCTACGACCTCATCAGCAACTACACTGACATTTTGTCTTTCCAGAACCGCATGCAAGGTGACTTTGCCACCGGTTTCTACGGGGTTCACACCGGAGGCCATTTCACCATCGGCGGCGATCCGGGCGGTGATCTCTTTGCCAGCCCCGGTGAACCGGCGTTCTATCTGCATCATGCTCAGATCGATCGTGTGTGGTGGATCTGGCAGAATCTCCACCCCGAGACCAGGACGAATGCTATTGGGGGCACCATCACGCTTAACAACTTCCCGCCCTCGAGGAACGGTACACTGGATGATTTGCTCGACTTGGGTGTAGTTGGGCCTGCAGCGGGGGTGTTGGAAATTCGCGATGTGATGAGTACGATTGGAATTGGAGGTGGACCCTTGTGCTACATTTATGTGTAA
- a CDS encoding hypothetical protein (COG:S; EggNog:ENOG503PBH0), with protein MPSVPAWLAFESRVHLLSRLVLETFGQPTASHNDLGQIKTNEYCQRQCNGCGEVCDLIRWGEVQRRQDSSFEGCSSPRLLHHSFLDLDYCARVSGCDTCRTFRRAFLLEQITGRDVEALTNPDLQSPVYAVLSIESSGDRLLLTSTPPQKPSFSATVSLNHEPRHLANDPTKRGASLNTNFQELRRVIQDCHCNHECSSRYRWSRRNPTWLLEIKDSDHVRLVRGPENLVDYVVLSYSWGDPTEMPAAEWARIKGAGTKTKNGVPVPERLNTFPSWHLPETMQDAICITKNLGYSYLWIDNVCIPKGTNWDTEASLMHEVYGNAAFTLVASSSSKATDRMIKDRLAWSHRSKAVKLRGKWLHNTQMPLDKIRLESPVARRSWTLQEERLSPRVLYWTEQRWYWSCPENQVAELEELGHVTLINNNMVRRSPQLFLELCRTGDIEKLHEEWLDIVEAYTPRDLVEPRDRFLAIAGLAVRFYSAKAEAGGSFISDEYLAGLWKDNFARHLAWSVTKGANSQQNLQHIAPSWSWASLPLRIETNTKHAFKPSDHFKFISVVEEKIHPANGMPMANPDSLSRGRAMEERGRGVKVVDVEGRFRRFVSANAKQVSWDAIEWRRAKRVGFNFAAFPGQDLFARQDSDGRIVTKDAHSGEIVGQLDYCVPDEVPRSPFAPYVPCGGEKDIMCLELGESAMLLLVKNPACGQQEIYRRVGVAIGYQNRKGFFYGCETRTVQLA; from the exons aTGCCATCCGTACCTGCTTGGCTCG CCTTCGAGAGCCGTGTGCATCTCTTGAGCCGTTTAGTGCTGGAGACGTTTGGCCAGCCAACAGCAAGTCACAACGACCTGGGCCAAATCAAGACAAATGAATACTGCCAACGACAGTGCAATGGCTGTGGTGAGGTCTGCGACCTGATCCGGTGGGGCGAGGTGCAACGGAGGCAAGACAGCTCTTTCGAAGGTTGTTCGTCGCCACGCCTGCTTCACCACAGTTTCCTAGACCTCGACTATTGCGCCAGAGTATCCGGTTGCGACACTTGCCGCACTTTCCGCCGGGCGTTTCTCTTGGAGCAGATCACGGGTCGAGACGTCGAGGCTTTAACAAATCCTGACCTCCAATCGCCCGTGTATGCTGTTTTAAGCATTGAGTCTTCCGGTGACAGACTACTGCTCACGTCCACGCCCCCTCAAAAGCCATCCTTCTCTGCCACGGTTTCTCTTAATCACGAGCCCCGCCATCTAGCCAACGATCCAACCAAAAGGGGAGCTAgtctcaacaccaactttCAAGAGCTTCGACGGGTCATACAGGACTGCCACTGCAACCACGAATGCTCATCAAGATACCGTTGGTCACGCCGGAATCCGACGTGGCTTCTTGAAATCAAAGACAGCGATCACGTTCGCCTAGTCAGAGGCCCCGAGAATCTGGTGGATTATGTGGTACTTAGCTACTCGTGGGGTGATCCGACCGAGATGCCCGCGGCTGAGTGGGCCAGAATTAAAGGAGCTGGtaccaagaccaagaatgGCGTCCCTGTCCCGGAGAGATTGAACACCTTTCCATCATGGCATCTGCCAGAAACCATGCAGGACGCGATTTGCATTACCAAGAACCTCGGGTATAGCTACCTTTGGATCGACAATGTATGTATCCCCAAAGGGACGAACTGGGACACGGAGGCATCCCTGATGCACGAAGTGTATGGAAATGCGGCCTTCACCCTCGTCGCCTCATCCAGCTCCAAGGCGACCGACCGTATGATCAAAGACCGGCTGGCTTGGTCACATCGCAGCAAAGCGGTCAAACTGCGCGGCAAGTGGCTCCACAATACACAAATGCCGTTGGACAAGATCAGGCTTGAGTCTCCAGTGGCAAGGAGATCATGGACGTTACAGGAAGAACGATTATCACCACGGGTTTTGTACTGGACCGAACAGCGGTGGTATTGGTCCTGTCCGGAAAATCAAGTGGCAGAGCTTGAAGAGCTGGGACATGTTACTCTCATCAATAATAACATGGTGCGGAGGTCTCCTCAGCTGTTTCTCGAACTTTGCCGTACAGGAGATATTGAAAAGCTTCACGAGGAATGGCTTGACATCGTCGAGGCATATACGCCGCGAGATTTGGTGGAGCCTAGAGATCGGTTCCTGGCCATTGCCGGGCTCGCGGTTCGCTTTTACAGTGCCAAAGCCGAGGCCGGCGGTTCGTTCATCAGTGATGAATATTTGGCAGGTTTATGGAAGGACAACTTTGCCCGGCATCTTGCCTGGTCTGTCACCAAGGGGGCGAATTCGCAACAAAATCTGCAACACATTGCACCCTCATGGTCATGGGCTTCGCTTCCCCTCCGGATAGAAACTAATACGAAGCACGCCTTTAAACCCTCGGATCACTTCAAGTTCATCTCAGTCGTGGAAGAAAAGATTCATCCGGCCAATGGGATGCCGATGGCAAACCCCGACAGCTTGTCCCGTGGACGGGCAATGGAAGAGCGCGGCAGGGGAGTCAAAGTTGTGGATGTGGAAGGCCGATTCCGCCGCTTCGTGTCAGCGAATGCGAAGCAAGTATCCTGGGATGCCATTGAATGGAGGCGGGCCAAACGCGTAGGCTTCAACTTTGCAGCATTTCCCGGCCAGGACCTCTTTGCTCGTCAGGACTCCGATGGCCGGATCGTAACAAAAGACGCACATAGCGGAGAGATCGTTGGCCAGTTGGACTACTGCGTGCCCGATGAAGTCCCAAGGTCTCCCTTTGCCCCATACGTACCTTGCGGCGGTGAAAAGGACATCATGTGCCTAGAGCTGGGAGAGTCGGCCATGCTCTTGTTGGTCAAAAACCCCGCCTGTGGTCAACAAGAGATCTACCGGCGCGTTGGTGTGGCTATTGGATACCAGAACCGTAAAGGATTCTTTTACGGATGTGAAACAAGAACGGTCCAGCTCGCTTAG
- a CDS encoding hypothetical protein (EggNog:ENOG503PQX8) → MQHTSNFRWKLIHLLSILVHFGLVCAGSVAYVYNLGQNTRPLEQTSLTISSADSNPCPLTMVDGIGGWGAFDVAGRTLLMSCIFLGALGLTINIAAFGLLLSMEIHRVTLTEGQQHWRKQIVTVFACVLNIFLSGAGVGMASILSTRVAESKSVIVPLVWLSFQVPIALSTAIMDAIKNHREGQDLLD, encoded by the exons ATGCAACACACCAGTAACTTCCGGTGGAAGCTCATACACCTGCTTAGCATTCTAGTCCACTTCGGGCTTGTTTGTGCGGGATCAGTTGCCTACGTCTACAATCTGGGACAAAACACCCGTCCATTAGAGCAGACTAGCCTGACGATTTCAAGTGCCGACTCAAACCCCTGCCCGCTCACTATGGTGGATGGCATCGGGGGCTGGGGGGCATTTGATGTGGCAGGTCGCACTTTACTGATGAGCTGCATATTCCTG GGTGCCCTTGGGTTGACTATCAACATTGCCGCCTTTGGGCTGCTACTCTCCATGGAGATACACAGAGTGACATTGACCGAGGGCCAACAACATTGGCGCAAGCAAATCGTCACGGTCTTTGCTTGCGTGCTTAATATATTCCTGTCGGGCGCCGGAGTTGGCATGGCCAGCATCTTGAGCAcgagggttgccgagtcAAAATCAGTGATAGTACCGCTGGTTTGGTTATCATTTCAAGT ACCAATAGCTTTGtccaccgccatcatggatgccatcaagaacCATCGTGAGGGCCAGGACCTACTGGACTAG